A stretch of DNA from Rickettsiales bacterium:
TAGACGGAAAATTTTTTGTAGAGCTTGAGGCAATACAGAAAGAAATTTATTCCGACAAAGAATTAAGAGCTGTTGTTATTATTGCCGATGGGCAGGCTTTTTCAGCAGGTATTGATCTAAAATACCTTTCCAATGTGAGTAGTAGATTTATGAAGGATAATTTAGAATGGTTACAAGGCTTGTATAGTTTTTGGCAAAAACTACCTATACCTGTGATAGCAGGGGTACATGGATATTGCATAGGTTCAGGAGTTGAACTGATTGCAGGTGTGGATTTAAGAGTTGCCTGTAAAAACTCTGTATTTGCATTAACAGAAGTACAACTAGGGTTATCACCTGATATGGGTGGAACAACAAGAATAACAAAACTTATCGGGGTAGGACAGGCTAAG
This window harbors:
- a CDS encoding enoyl-CoA hydratase/isomerase family protein — encoded protein: MAYGTRVKLEKRESIGIITLCNPPLNLVDGKFFVELEAIQKEIYSDKELRAVVIIADGQAFSAGIDLKYLSNVSSRFMKDNLEWLQGLYSFWQKLPIPVIAGVHGYCIGSGVELIAGVDLRVACKNSVFALTEVQLGLSPDMGGTTRITKLIGVGQAKRLIMACDRIDANEAYRIGLVEYLVEDEDLEKFVMKLAEKLTSYPPAAVRFAKKGINVAAENNTEAGLLFEQAQSIYCSGTYDLKEGIESFIKKRKASFKDE